Proteins co-encoded in one Chrysemys picta bellii isolate R12L10 chromosome 13, ASM1138683v2, whole genome shotgun sequence genomic window:
- the NOL4L gene encoding nucleolar protein 4-like isoform X3: MNDSTWISADQHLNSSLSPSQDESMRSPQNLHSQEDDDSSSESCSGNGSSTLNPSTSSSTQGDSTFPEMNGNGTAAPMDFTASAEDQPINLCDKLPPAHVTPSYQSDSCADGLRSRVKYTAKTTAESPPYSSGSYDSIKTEVSGCPEDLTVGRAPTADEDDDDHDDHEDNDKINDSEGMDPERLKAFNMFVRLFVDENLDRMVPISKQPKEKIQAIIESCSRQFPEFQERARKRIRTYLKSCRRMKKNGMEMTRPTPPHLTSAMAENILAAACESETRKAAKRMRLEIYQTSQDEPIALDKQHSRDSTAITHSSYSLPASSYSQDPVYINGSLNYSYRGYGTLGGSLQPPTSLQTGNHSNGPTDLSMKGGASSTAPSNSTSRGMPAAQLSPTEISAVRQLIAGYRESAAFLLRSADELENLILQQN; this comes from the exons ATGATTCCTCATCAGAGAGCTGCAGTGGGAACGGCTCctccaccctgaacccctccaccTCCAGCAGCACGCAGGGAGACAGCACCTTCCCAGAAATGAACGGGAATGGAACTGCTGCCCCCATGGACTTCACTGCTTCGGCCGAGGACCAGCCCATCAACCTGTGTGACAAGCTCCCGCCTGCCCATGTCACTCCTTCCTATCAGTCAGACAGCTGTGCTGACGGGCTGCGGAGCCGGGTGAAGTATACAGCAAAGACTACAGCCGAG TCCCCTCCATACAGTTCTGGCAGTTATGACTCCATCAAGACCGAGGTCAGTGGCTGTCCGGAGGACCTGACCGTTGGCAGAGCGCCCACAGCAGATGAAGATGACGACGACCATGACGACCATGAAGATAACGATAAGATAAATGACTCAGAGGGGATGGATCCAGAGCGATTAAAGGCCTTCAAT ATGTTTGTGCGCCTTTTTGTGGATGAGAATCTGGACCGAATGGTTCCCATCTCCAAGCAGCCCAAAGAGAAAATCCAGGCGATCATTGAGTCCTGCAGCCGACAGTTCCCTGAGTTCCAGGAGAGAGCTCGCAAACGCATTCGCACTTACCTCAAATCCTGCCGCCGTATGAAGAAGAACGGCATGGAGATG ACCAGACCCACCCCACCACATCTGACCTCAGCCATGGCAGAAAATATCCTTGCAGCTGCATGCGAGAGTGAAACACGGAAAGCAGCCAAGAGAATGCGACTGGAGATATATCAGACATCCCAG GATGAGCCGATCGCCTTGGATAAGCAGCACTCCAGAGATTCCACAGCCATCACGCACTCCTCCTATTCACTGCCAGCTTCGTCTTACTCCCAGGATCCGGTCTACATCAACGGAAGCTTGAACTACAGTTACCGTGGCTATGGGACCCTGGGAGGCAGCCTGCAGCCACCCACTTCACTGCAAACAGGGAACCACAGTAACG GTCCTACTGATCTCAGCATGAAAGGTGGGGCCTCAAGTACAGCCCCTTCTAACAGCACCAGCAGGGGGATGCCAGCTGCTCAGCTCAGCCCCACAGAGATCAGTGCAGTGCGGCAATTGATTGCCGGCTACCGAGAGTCAGCGGCTTTTCTTCTTCGGTCTGCAGATGAACTGGAAAACCTCATTTTACAGCAGAACTGA